The region CGGGCCGGGCGTGAAGGTCGAGAAGATCACCGCGTTGCACCGCAACATCGCCTACGCGGTGGCCACCGAGAGCGTGCGGATGCTCGCGCCGATCCCGGGCAAGTCGGCGGTGGGCATCGAGGTGCCCAACACGGATCGCGAGATGGTGCGCCTGGCCGACGTGCTCACCGACCGGGTGGTCCGTTCCGATCACCATCCGTTGGTCATCGGCCTCGGGAAAGACATTGAGGGCGAGATGATCTCGGCCAACCTGGCCAAGATGCCGCACCTGCTGGTGGCCGGCTCGACCGGTTCGGGCAAGTCGAGCTTCGTCAACTCGATGCTCGTGTCGCTGCTCGCGCGGGCCACCCCGGACGAGGTCAGGATGATCCTGATCGACCCGAAGATGGTGGAACTGACGCCGTATGAGGGCATCCCGCACCTGATCACACCCATCATCACCGAGCCCAAGAAGGCGGCCGCCGCGCTGGCCTGGCTGGTCGAGGAGATGGAGCAGCGCTATCAGGACATGCAGGCCTCGCGGGTGCGCCACATCGACGTGTTCAACGAGAAGGTCCGGTCGGGGGAGATCACCGCGCCGCTGGGCAGCAACCGCGAGTACAAGCCGTATCCCTACATTCTGGCGATCGTCGACGAGCTGGCAGACCTGATGATGACCGCGCCCCGCGACGTCGAAGAGGCCATCGTGCGCATCACCCAGAAGGCGCGCGCCGCGGGCATTCACCTCGTCCTCGCCACCCAGCGGCCGTCGGTGGACGTCGTGACCGGCCTGATCAAGACGAACGTGCCGTCGCGCCTGGCGTTCGCGACGTCGTCGCTGACCGACAGCCGCGTCATCCTGGACCAGCCCGGTGCCGAGAAGCTGATCGGAATGGGCGACGGGCTCTTCCTGCCGATGGGCGCCAACAAGCCGCTGCGCCTGCAGGGCGCGTTCATCACCGACGAGGAGATCCACGCCGTCGTCTCCGCGACCAAGGAACAGGCCGAGCCCGAGTTCGTCGAGGGCGTCACCGCGGTCAAGGCCGGCGAACGCAAGGACGTCGACCCCGACATCGGCGACGACATGGACGTCTTCCTGCAGGCCGTCGAGCTGGTGGTCTCCAGCCAGTTCGGCTCGACGTCGATGCTGCAGCGCAAGCTGCGCGTCGGCTTCGCCAAGGCCGGGCGGTTGATGGACCTGATGGAGACCCGCGGCATCGTCGGACCGTCGGAGGGCTCGAAAGCCCGCGAGGTGCTGGTCAAGCCGGACGAGCTGGCCGGCACGCTGGCGCTGATCCGCGGCGGCAGCGATGCGGTGGGCGGCGAGGCCGACGACGACCCGGACTTCTGACGCGCGCCGGGCGCTACAGCGTCAACAGCATCCGGGTGTTGCCCAGGATGTTGGGCTTCACATAGGACAGATCGAGGAATTCGGCGACGCCCGTGTCATAGGAGCGGCACATCTCGTCGTAGACCTCGGCGGTCACGGGTGTGCCGTCGATCTCGGCGAAGCCGTGCTTGCCGAAGAAGTCGACCTCGAAGGTCAGTACGAAGATGCGCTGCAGACGCAGCTCCTTGGCCACGGTGAGCAACTGCTCGACGATCGCGTGCCCGACACCGTGACCCCGCACCTTGGGGTGCACGGCGACGGTGCGTACCTCGCCCAGATCCGACCACAGCACGTGCAGCGCGCCGCAGCCGATCACCTCGCCGTGCAGTTCGCCGACCCAGAATTCCTGCACCGACTCGTACAGCGTCACGAGGTTCTTCTCGAGCAGAATCCGTCCGGCATAGATGTCGACGAGCGCTTTGATGTCCGGCACATCGGACGTCCGGGCCCGCCGCACGACGAGCTGCGCGGGGGACTCCTCGGGTGCTGCGCTCACACGGGGAAGGGTATCGGCTCTGGCAACCAGTATTCTGTTGCGGTGCCGGGCCAACCACATACCGATCCGGTGGTTCCGCGCGCTCGTGTCGCCAATGTCGCCAATGCGCTGACCGGTGTCCGATTGATACTGGTGCCCGTCTTCCTCGTCGTGCTCTTCGTCGGCGACGGACATGAAACGTATTGGCGGGTGGTCGCATTCGTCGTGTTCGCGGTCGCGGTCATCACCGACCGGTTCGACGGGGCGCTGGCGCGCAGCTACGGCATGGTCACCGAATTCGGCACCCTGGCCGACCCGATCGCGGACAAAGCGCTCATCGGTGCGGCGCTCATCGGCCTGTCGGTTCTCGGGGATCTGCCGTGGTGGGTGACGGTGGTGATCCTCGCTCGCGAGCTCGGTGTGACCGTGCTGCGGCTGGTGGTGTTGCGACGCGGTGTCATCCCGGCCAGTCGCGGCGGCAAGCTCAAGACCCTGGTGCAGGCCGTGGCCATCGGCCTCTTCGTACTTCCCTTGAGCGGCGGGTGGCTCACCGGCGCCTGGGTGATCATGCTGGCTGCGGTGGTGCTGACGCTGGTCACCGGGGTGGACTATCTCGTCTCGGCGGTGAGGGACTCCCGTGGACGATCCGCTGGTCACTGACGACGCCCGCGCGCTGGTCGCCGACCTGACCGTGCGCCGCCAGACGATCGCGACGGCCGAGTCGCTGACCGCGGGACTGCTGGCGGCCACACTCGCCGGAGTGCCCGGGGCCAGCGCGGTGCTGCGCGGCGGGCTCGTCACCTACACCGTGGAGACGAAGATCGAGCTGGCCGGCGTGGCGCCCGAGTTGCTCGCCGACGTGGGCCCGGTCGCCGCACCGACCGCGCGGGCCCTGGCCGTCGGTGCGATGCAGCGGTGCGGTGCGACGTGGGGCGTCGGCTTGACCGGGGTGGCCGGACCCGAGCCGCACGGCGGACATCCCGTCGGCACGGTGTTCCTCGGGGTGGCCGGTCCGGTCGACACCGACGTGGTGGAACTGCACGTCGACGGCACCCGCTGGGACATCCGGCTGGCGGCCGTGCACGCCGCGGTCTCGCGGCTGCGGCGGCTGGTCGAGCAGGGTTGAAGGTCACCGGATCAGGTCGGGAACCATCCGGGCGACATCGCGCGTTGGTGGAAGTAGTCATGCAGACGCCACACTCAACCAAGGAGAGCGCGATGACGGCATTGCTGCGCGAGGTGATCGGCGACGTGCTGCGTCGCGCCCGGATCGAGCAGGGGCGCACCCTGCGCGAGGTCTCGGATTCGGCACGCGTGAGCCTCGGTTATCTGTCCGAGGTGGAACGGGGCCGCAAGGAGGCCTCCAGCGAACTGCTCGGGGCCATCTGCGGGGCCCTGGACGTCCCGCTGTCGCGCGTGCTGTCCGAAGCGGGCGACGAACTGGCGATCGAGGAGTCCCGCGCCGCGGTGTCCGATGTGGCCACCACCCACATCGACGTCAGCACCAAGGTCGTCATTCCGCAGGTCGTGTCGATGGCGGTGGCCTGATCCCGGTCCGAGCAGGGGTGTGGTGATCTGCGGGTAACCGATAGGTTGGGACCACGGTAGTTTGCGAACCAGCCGGCACAGTTGACACAAACGAAGGCGGAATGAACTCATGGCCAATCCGTTCTCCAAGGCGTGGAAGTACCTCATGGCGCTGTTCAGCTCCAAGGTCGACGAATACGCCGACCCGAAGGTGCAGATCCAGCAGGCCATCGAGGAAGCTCAGCGCCAGCACCAGGCGCTGACGCAGCAGGCGGCGCAGGTGATCGGCAACCAGCGTCAGCTCGAGATGCGGCTCAACCGCCAACTGGCCGACATCGAGAAGCTCCAGGTCAATGTCCGGCAGGCGCTGACCCTCGCCGACCAGGCCACCGCTGCCGGTGACGCCGCCAAGGCCACCGAGTACAACAACGCCGCCGAGTCGTTCGCCGCGCAGTTGGTCACCGCCGAGCAGAGCGTCGAGGACCTCAAAGGCCTGCACGATCAGGCGCTGCAGGCGGCCGGTCAGGCCAAGAAGGCGGTGGAGCAGAACGCGATGGTGTTGCAGCAGAAGATCGCCGAGCGCACCAAGCTGCTCAGCCAGCTCGAGCAGGCGAAGATGCAGGAGCAGGTCAGCGCGTCGCTGCGGTCGATGAGTGAGATCGCCGCGCCGGGCAGCACCCCGAGTCTCGACGAGGTGCGCGACAAGATCGAGCGGCGCTACGCCAACGCGATGGGTGCCGCCGAGTTGGCGCAGAACTCCGTGCAGGGCCGCATGATGGAGGTTCAGCAGGCCAGCGTGCAGATGGCGGGACACTCCCGCCTCGAGCAGATCCGTGCCTCGATGCGCGGGGAGCAGCTGCCCGCCGGCGGAACGACGCCCGCCCAAGCCCCCGCGACTCCGGCGACGAACACCAACGCAACGCCGGAAAATCCGCTGTCGCAATAGTTCTCGAAGAGGGTGCCGTGAGTAGTCGCAGCAGCAGACCAGAAGCCTGGCGGTCCTTGGCCCAACGCGGCGTCGACAGCGCCGCGGAGTGGTCGAACCTGCTGGCCGACAAGCTCAACGCCGCCGCCGATCCGCGCGCGAAGCTGCTCCGCAAGCGGCGCTGGGCGTTGCGCCTCGCGGTCTTCTTCACGGTGTCGGCGCTGTTCTGGCTCGCGGTGACCGCGGTGCTGGCGTCGTGGAGCACGCCGGTGTGGGCGTTGTTCATCCCGTCGCCGATCGCGGTCGGCGCCGCTTTCCTGGCCACCCTGGCTTTCCTGCGCTATCGCTGGCTGCGGGGCGAACCCCTGCCGCCGCAGCGCACCGCGTCCGCGCGACGGCTGCCGCCGTGGGGGTCGGCGGCCCGCCAGCCGATGGCCGCGCTGGCTTCCTCCGAGCGGGGCCTGATCTCGCTGCTGGGCGTGATGGAGCGCGGCAGGATGCTGCCTGCCGACGAACTGCGCGACCTGCGGGCGACCGCCGAACAGACCGCGGCGACGATGGCCGCCACGGCCACCGAGGTGGTGTCGATGGAGCGGACGATCAGTTCGGCGCCCCAGTCCCGGTCCCACCTCGCGCCCACCATCGCGGCGTTCGCAACGCAGCTCGACCGCGGTGCCCGCCAGTACAACGACATGGTCTCCGCCGCAGCGCAATTGGTGTCGGCCGCCAACTCCGGGTCGATGTCGAGCTCGCCGATGACGCAGCGGCGGTACCGCGACCAGCTGGCGACGGCGACCGACCGGCTGACCGGCTGGGCGCAGGCGTTCGACGAGTTGGGCCGGTTGCGGGCCTGAGGCTCAGAACGTCGGGCGCAGGGACGGGAACACCGTCGCGGCGACCGCCCGCAGCGGCGCCTTGACAAGGCAGTCGAAGAGATCGAAGTAGTCGCGCCACAGCGTGATCCGGCCCTCGCGTACCTCGAACGTGCCGCACACCCAGAACTGCAGCCGCAGCGGTCCGACGATGAGCGCGTCCGTGCGCTCGGTCAGCACCACGGGGCCTTCCGCGGCGATGCGGTGGAACTTCACCGCGAACCCGACCCTGCCCTCGCCGCTGCGCAGCAGCTTCATGATGCGCGCGCGTCCCCGGATCGAGGGCAGGCCGACGTTCTGCCACAGCAGTTCGGGGGCAGCCAGCGATTCCACGGTGTCGAAATCCTCGTCGGCCAGCGCGAACAGGAACGACTCCACGGTGCGCGCATTGTCCGCGATCGCCGTAGAGGAGGTCGGCAGCAGCGGATCCTGGGCATCAGTCATATCGCGTGAGCCTAGTGGCGGACGCTGTGGCAGGGTAGCCCGCATGCGTGTCGCCGTGGTCGCCGGACCGGACCCCGGGCACGCCTTCCCCGCCATCGCCCTGTGTCAGAAGTTCTCCGCCGCCGGGGACACCCCGACGTTGCTCACCGGCACGCGATGGCTCGAGACGGCCCGCACCGAGCGGCTCGACGCGGTCGAACTCGACGGGCTGGACCCGACCGCGGTCGACGATGACGCCGATGCCGGCGCCAAGATCCATCAGCGCGCCGCACGGATGGCGGTGCTGAACCGGCCGCGGATCGCGGAGATGGCCCCCGACCTGGTGGTCTCCGACTCGATCACCGCCTGCGGCGGGCTGGCCGCCGACCTGCTCGGGGTCCCGTGGGTCGAACTGAACACCCACCCGCTCTACCGGCCGTCGAAGGGTCTGCCGCCGGTGGGCAGCGGGTTCGCACCGGGCACCGGCCTGCGGGGACGGTTGCGCGACGCGGCGCTGCGGGCGCTCAGCGCGCGGTCGTGGCGCGCTGGGCTGCGGCAGCGGGCCGAGGCGCGCCAGGCGATCGGGTTGCCGGCCGAGGATCCGGGACCGCTGCGGCGTCTGATCGCCACGCTGCCCGCGCTGGAGGTTCCGCGCCCGGACTGGCCCGCCGAGGCGGTGGTGGTCGGGCCGCTGCACTTCGAGCCGACGTCCACGGTGCTCGAGCTGCCTGCGGGCGACGGCCCCCTCGTGGTGGTGGCCCCGTCGACGGCGACGACGGGCGCGGGCGGACTCGCCGAACTGGCCCTGCAGACACTGATTCCCGGCACGGTGCTGCCGCCGGGGGCGCGGGTCGCGGTGTCGCGCCTCGAGAGAGGCGAGGGCGAGGTGCCGCCGTGGGCGGTGGTGGGCCTCGGGCGGCAGGACGAGCTGCTCGCCCGCGCCGACGTGCTGATCTGCGGCGGTGGTCACGGCACTGTGGCGAAGGCGCTGCTGGCCGGGGTGCCGATGGTGGTCGTCCCCGGTGGCGGCGACCAGTGGGAGATCGCCAATCGCCTTGTCCGCCAAGGCAGTGCGCGACTCATCCGGCCGCTGACCGCCGAGGCGCTGGCGGCGGCGACCCGGGAGGTGCTCGAGTCGCCGGGGTATCAGGACGCTGCCCGGCGGGCCGGCGCGACCGTCGCGGACGTCGCCGATCCGGTACGGGTGTGCCACGATGCGCTCAGGGCCTGCGCGTAGGTTGGGCCTGTGCGGTTGACGGAATTCCGCGAGCTGGTGGAGAGTCAGTTCGGCGCGGTACGGGCATCGTCGATGCTGGTCGATCACGTGCTGACCAGTATGGGCGGCCGCACGGCCGAGCAGGCGATCGAAGACGGTGTCGACCCGCGGGATGTGTGGCGGGCGCTGTGCGCGGACTTCGACGTGCCGCGCGACCGATGGTGAGCCCGCTCTAAGCTCTCGGCGACTCCGCCGGCCGGTGCCTGGCCGCGTTCACGGCGTGCAGCGTGTGACGCGTCGCCTCGGCCAGTGCGGTGCGTTCGTCCTCGGTCAGCGTCCCGCACACCCAGCCCCAGTGGGCGCTCACCGTGTCACCGACTGCCGGGGCCCTCGTCAGCGACGCGCCGTCTCTGCTCCAGCGCACCCGCTCCGGCGCGGGACCACCGAGCGTCAACGTCCCGGCATCGAGGGCCAGCGGTCTCGACACCATCTCGACATGCTCGCCATCGATTGATTCGACTGTGCCCCAACGGATCCGGCAGTTCTGCAGGACACGTAGCGGCGTCCCGGGATCGCGGTCGAGGAAGCGCACCCACGGATACACGACGAACACGTGAAAACTGTGATGCGCCAACGTGTGCGCGGGTTCCACCGGCGCGTCCAGCAGGCCCGTCACCTGACCGGCGAACGCCGACCGCAGCCGCGTCAGCAGCTGACCGGCGTCGACCTCACCGAGGCCGGCACCGCCGACCCAGTAACTGCGCACCACCTCGGGATCGAGGGGGTCGTCGACGCCGGTCGACTCGGCGATCGCCTGAAGGTACGGCCAGGCTCCGTCGAACTCCCGCGCCACCGAGGCCATCTGCTCGCCGGCGCGCAGCAGCGCCCCCGAGTCCTCCGGCCCGCAGTAGCCGAGTTCGTTGGGCGGGAACGCGTACTGGGCGAACAGCCGGTGGCCTGCATTCATCAACAGATCCGGGGCAGCTGCTCACCGATCGGCAGATCCACCACGCGGGTGCCACCCAACGCGGTCTTCGCCACGACCATGCCCGGATGGTCGGCGACGCACGTCCCGATGATCGCCGCGCGCGCACCCAGCGGGTGGGCGCGCATCGCAGCGAGCACCCGGTCGGCGTCCGCGGCGGGAACGAAGGCGACGAGTTTGCCCTCGTTGGCGACGTAGAGCGGGTCGAGGCCGAGCATGCTGCACGCGTCGCGCACTTCTGCCGGGATCGGCAGCGCGCGCTCGTCGAGTGTCACGCCGACCCTCGCGGTCTTCGCGATCTCGTTGAGGGTGGCCGCCATGCCGCCGCGCGTCGGGTCGCGCAGGGTGTGGATGTCGGCGCCGGTCTGGATCATCGCCGCGACCAGGCCGTGCAGCGGGGCGGTGTCGCTGGCCACCCTGGTGGCGAACTCGAGGCCCTCACGGCAACTCATCACCGCCACCCCGTGCACTCCGATGTCGCCGCTGACGATCACGGCGTCACCCGGCGCCGCCCGCTGCGGCCGGATGTCGGTGCGCTCGTCGACCAGACCGATGCCCGCGGTGTTGATGTACACCCCGTCGCCGTGGCCGGAATCGACCACCTTGGTGTCGCCCGTGACCAGCTTGACCCCCGCCGCCATCGCCGCCGTGCCGACCGCCTGGGCGACGCGCGCCAGCTCGTCGAGCGGGGTGCCCTCCTCGAGGATGAACGCGGTCGACAGCACCGCCGGGGCGGCGCCCACCATCGCGAGGTCGTTCACGGTCCCGTTGACGGCGAGGTCCCCGATCGTGCCGCCCGGGAACACCATCGGCTTGACGACGAACGAGTCGGTCGAGAACGCCAGCCGGACACCGCCGAGGTCGACGATCGCGGAGTCACCCATGGCCGCTTCGGCCGCAGGCCCGAACGACGGCAGGAACAGGTGCTCGATGAGCTCACCCGACATCGCCCCGCCGCCGCCGTGGCCCATCACGATGTTGGGCGCATCGCGCAGCGGCGCCGGGCAGACCCACGACTCCATATCGATGGCCGCCTTGGGGGTCTCAGGCATTGCTCACCTCGAGCCTGCGGTACAGGTAGTACGCCGCGCACGCACCTTCCGACGAAACCATGGTCGCGCCAAGCGGATTGCGGGGCGTGCACACGGTCCCGAACGCCGCGCACTCGTGCGGCTTGATCAGCCCCTGCAGCACCTCGCCCGACCGGCACACCGCCGATTCCTCGGTGTGGATGTCGGTGACGGCGAACCGGTGTTCGGCGTCGTAGTCGCGGTAGGCGGGCGAGAGCCGCCACCCGCTGCCGGGAATCACGCCGATCCCGCGCCACGACCGGTCGGTCACCTCGAACACGTCGGTCAGCATCTGCTTGGCGGCGGGATTCCCGGCCGCCTGCACGGCGCGAGGGTAGGCGTTCTCCAGCTCGTGACGGCCGGACTCGAGCTGCACGACGGTGCGCCGGATCCCCTCCAGGATGTCGAGGGGTTCGAAACCCGTGACGACGATCGGTATCCCGTACTTGTCGCACAGCGGCGGATACTCGTCGGTGCCCATCACGCTGCACACATGGCCCGCCGCCAGGAACGCTTGGACCCGGCACGTCGGCGACTCCATGATCGCCGAGATCGCCGGCGGCACCAGCACGTGGGAGACCAGCAGCGAGAAATTCTCGATGCCGAGCCGTTTCGCCTGATAGACGGTCATCGCATTGGCCGGCGCGGTGGTCTCGAAGCCGATGCCGAAGAAGACGACCTCTTTGTCGGGGTTGTCCCGCGCGATCGTCAGCGCATCCAGCGGGGAGTAGACGACCCGGACGTCGCCGCCTTCGCTCTTGACGCGGAACAGGTCTTTCTCGCTGCCCGGCACGCGCAGCATGTCGCCGAACGAGCAGAAGATCACGTCCGGGCGGGAAGCGATCTCGAGAGCCTTGTCGATGACCTCGAGCGGGGTGACGCACACCGGGCAGCCCGGCCCGTGGATCATCTCGATGGTGTCGGGCAGCAGCTGGTCGATGCCGTGCCGGATGATCGAATGCGTCTGCCCGCCACAGACTTCCATGATCGACCAACGGCGGCTGGTGGCCGCCTTGATCTGCTCGATGAGCCGCAGCGCGACGTCGGGATTGCTGAACTCGTCCAGGTACTTCATGACCGCGCCTCCGCATGTCCGTTCGTGTCGGGGTTGGCCACCCCGGCCTGCCGCGCCGCCGACTCGAAGCCGTCGGCGAACTCCTCTCGGAGCACGCCGAGATGTTCGAACTCCGCGAGGGTGCGCATCGCCGACTCCTCGTCGAGGCGCTGGATCGCGAACCCGACGTGCACGACGACGTACTGACCGACCTCGGCATCCGGAATGTACTGCAGGCACACGTCTTTGCTGACACCGCCGAAGTCGACGACCGACATCAGCGTGCCGTCGCGCTCCTCGATGCTGATGATCCTCCCCGGTACCGCCAGGCACATGGCGTCCTCCCTTCTATCCCGCGTTGCCGACGATGAGTTGCCCCAGCGCGATGCCGCCGTCGTTGGGCGGCACGTAACGATGGGTGAGCACACCGATGCCGTTGTCGGCAAGCATGCCCCGCGTCAGTCCCAACAGCAGCGCATTCTGGAACACGCCGCCGGACAGCACGACCGGATAACCGCTGTTCTCGATCGCCAACTCGACGATCAGTGCGGCGACGGCGCGGTGGAAGCGCGCCCCGATGACCCCCGCAGAGACACCCGAGCGCCGGTCGGCGACGACGGCGGCGATCACCGGCGCGGGGTCGATCACCGCGGGGGAGCCGTCGTCGACGCGGAACCGATAGACGCCGACACCGGGGTCGTCCCCGCGCGACAGTCCCTCGAGTTCGATCGCCGCCTGCGCCTCGTAAGCCACCACCTGCCGCACGCCCGTCAGCGCCGCCACGGCGTCGAACAGCCTGCCCATGCTCGACGTCGGCACGCAGCCGAGTCCGGTCTCGAGCTGGTGGGCCAGCACGCGTCGTTCATCGGCGGGGCAGGCGAGTACCGGTGGCAGGTCGGACGCCCAGGACAGCCCGGCCGCCCACAGGTGTGCGAGCGCCATCCGGTACGGGCGCAGCACGCTGGTGTCTCCGCCCGCCAGCGGAACGTAGCTCAGCCGGGCCAGCCGGCGGAAGCCCTTGTAGTCGGCGAGCAGCACCTCACCGCCCCAGACGGCGCCGTCGGTTCCGTAACCCGTTCCGTCGAAGGCGAATCCGAGGACCTTCCCGGTGCCGTCGCAACCGTGTTCGGCCATCACCGCGGCGATGTGGGCGTGGTGGTGCTGCACCGTCCGCACCGGGCGGTCCCGTGCGTTGCGGTGCGCCCAGCCCGTGGAGCGGTACCGCGGGTGTGCGTCGGCGACCAGGACCTCCGGGTCGACCCCGGTGAGCTCGCTCAGGTGACGTTCGGCGGAGTCGAAAGCCGACAACGTCGCGAGGTCGTCCATGTCGCCGATGTGCTGGCTCAGCCAGGCGTAGGTGCCGTCGGCCACGGCCATCGTGTTCTTCAGGTCGCCGCCCACGGCGAGCGTCGGTGGCACCGCGACGGGCAGGGCGATCGGCAGCGGGGCATAGCCGCGGGAACGCCGGATCGGCATGTCGGCGCGCATCACCGAGTCGTCGCACGGCACCAGGATCGGCCGGTCGTGGGCCAGCCAGCCGTCGGCCAGGGGCGCCAGCCGAACCAGGGCATCGTCGTCGGTGAAGCAGATCGGCTCCCCGCCGAGATTGCCCGAGGTCATCACCAGCGTCTGCGGGCCCGGCTCGTCCCCGTCGAGGCCGAACAACAGGGCGTGCAGCGGCGTGTAGGCGAGCATGACGCCGAGATCGGGATTGTGCGGCGCCACCGAGTCGGCGACCGGAGCGCCGGCGCGCCGGGGCAT is a window of Mycolicibacterium chubuense NBB4 DNA encoding:
- the hypD gene encoding hydrogenase formation protein HypD produces the protein MKYLDEFSNPDVALRLIEQIKAATSRRWSIMEVCGGQTHSIIRHGIDQLLPDTIEMIHGPGCPVCVTPLEVIDKALEIASRPDVIFCSFGDMLRVPGSEKDLFRVKSEGGDVRVVYSPLDALTIARDNPDKEVVFFGIGFETTAPANAMTVYQAKRLGIENFSLLVSHVLVPPAISAIMESPTCRVQAFLAAGHVCSVMGTDEYPPLCDKYGIPIVVTGFEPLDILEGIRRTVVQLESGRHELENAYPRAVQAAGNPAAKQMLTDVFEVTDRSWRGIGVIPGSGWRLSPAYRDYDAEHRFAVTDIHTEESAVCRSGEVLQGLIKPHECAAFGTVCTPRNPLGATMVSSEGACAAYYLYRRLEVSNA
- a CDS encoding HypC/HybG/HupF family hydrogenase formation chaperone → MCLAVPGRIISIEERDGTLMSVVDFGGVSKDVCLQYIPDAEVGQYVVVHVGFAIQRLDEESAMRTLAEFEHLGVLREEFADGFESAARQAGVANPDTNGHAEARS
- the hypF gene encoding carbamoyltransferase HypF; amino-acid sequence: MTGRRRIRVCVRGVVQGVGFRPFVYSQATLLGLSGSVRNDSTGAVVEVEGAAADIDDFLSRLRDHPPPLAVVEAVETSDVPLAGGTGFTIGDTTRTDGGRTLASPDVAMCADCAAELRDPGDRRHRHAFINCTNCGPRFTIIGALPYDRASTTMARFAMCADCAREYADPADRRFHAQPICCPVCGPRLHYRSSNGAQADGEAGLAAARRLLRDGKILAVKGIGGYHLACDAGDADAVAALRARKRRGDKPFAVMVPDLTAARTVVEVDPASAALLTGQARPIVLMPRRAGAPVADSVAPHNPDLGVMLAYTPLHALLFGLDGDEPGPQTLVMTSGNLGGEPICFTDDDALVRLAPLADGWLAHDRPILVPCDDSVMRADMPIRRSRGYAPLPIALPVAVPPTLAVGGDLKNTMAVADGTYAWLSQHIGDMDDLATLSAFDSAERHLSELTGVDPEVLVADAHPRYRSTGWAHRNARDRPVRTVQHHHAHIAAVMAEHGCDGTGKVLGFAFDGTGYGTDGAVWGGEVLLADYKGFRRLARLSYVPLAGGDTSVLRPYRMALAHLWAAGLSWASDLPPVLACPADERRVLAHQLETGLGCVPTSSMGRLFDAVAALTGVRQVVAYEAQAAIELEGLSRGDDPGVGVYRFRVDDGSPAVIDPAPVIAAVVADRRSGVSAGVIGARFHRAVAALIVELAIENSGYPVVLSGGVFQNALLLGLTRGMLADNGIGVLTHRYVPPNDGGIALGQLIVGNAG